In Symphalangus syndactylus isolate Jambi chromosome 9, NHGRI_mSymSyn1-v2.1_pri, whole genome shotgun sequence, the genomic stretch TTGCCTAGAGACTGCAGAAGGCCCGCAGCCAAGCGAGTGGTAAGAGGACGCCGAGAGAGCCCCGGACCCACCGAGCAGCTCCAAGGCTATGGCGGGACACCCGAAAGAGAGGGTGGTCACAGATGAGGTCCATCAGAACCAGATCTTGCGGGAGCTGTACCTCAAAGAGTTACGAACCCAGAAACTCTATACGCAGTACCACGTGAATCCCCTGCGCAAGGTTCACAGGATTACGAGGAAGCCTATGTCTTGGCATGATAACCTGGACGAACCTGCAGATGCCAGGTTTCT encodes the following:
- the LOC129490572 gene encoding protein CFAP144P1, producing the protein MAGHPKERVVTDEVHQNQILRELYLKELRTQKLYTQYHVNPLRKVHRITRKPMSWHDNLDEPADARFLNLIHHAAQGPTKKYPEAQTENQEIGWDSEPLVDPERRDHRMNHFRVYNDITLYKAKMWSLGEDDRHK